GGGAACGTGGCCCGCGGCAGTCGTGGAGACAGAAAGCTCGGTCATTTTGCGGCCCTTTCGGCACCAAGGATACGCGCGCCGATATTCAACGCGAGCACGGTGAAGGTGATGAGCAATGCGCCGCTCCACGCCAGCTCTTTCCAGTAGGCGTAGGGGCTCTGCACGAAGTTGTTGATGGTCACCGGCAGGTTGGCCATCGTCTTGGTCAAGTCCCAGCTGAAGAACTGGTTCGACAGCGCGGTGAACAGCAGCGGCGCGGTTTCACCGGCGACGCGGGCGGTCGCCAGCAGCACGCCGGTGATCAGACCCGATCGGGCCGCACGATAAGCGATCCGCTTGATCACCAGCGAACGCGGCAGGCCAAGCGCCGAGGCCGCCTCGCGCAGCGGATTGGGCACCAGCAGCAGCATGTCCTCGGTGGTGCGCAGCACGACCGGGATCACGATCACGGCGAGCGCGAGGCTGCCTGCGATCGCCGAGAAGCCGCGCATCGGCACCACCACCGCGCCGTAGATGAACAGGCCGATGATGATCGACGGCGCGCTGAGCAGGATGTCGTTGATGAAGCGGATCACCGAGGTGAGCTTGTCGTGCTTGCCGTATTCGGCGAGGTAAGTGCCGGCGAACAGGCCGAGCGGCGCGCCGATGCCGACGCCGATCACGGTCATGATGACCGAGCCGACGATGGCGTTGAGCAGGCCGCCATCGGTCGAGCCGGGCGGCGGCGTGTTCTGGGTGAACAGTTGCACGCTGAGGCCGGCAAGGCCGTTGTAGAGCAGCGTGATCAGGATCAGCGCCAGCCAGGTGACGCCGAACAGCGCCGCACCGACGCACAATGCGCGAATGACGATGTCGCTGCGGCGGCGGGATTTGTAGATCGGGTTCATGGCGTTACTTCCCCGCCTTCTTTTCGAGCCGCATCAGCATCAGCCGCGCGCCGGCGAGCACGAAGAAGGTCAGCACGAACAGCAGGAGGCCGAGCAGGATCAGGCCGGACTGGTGCAGGCCGTCGCTCTCGGCGAATTCGCTGGCGATCGCCGCCGAGATCGTGGTGCCCGGCGCGAAGATCGACGACGAGATCCGGAACGAGTTGCCGATGATGAAGGTCACCGCCATGGTCTCGCCGAGCGCGCGGCCGAGCGCCAGCATGATGCCGCCGATCACGCCGACCCGGGTGTAGGGGATCACGACGCTGCGAACGACTTCCCAGGTGGTGCAGCCCATGCCGTAGGCGGCCTCCTTCAGGACCGGCGGCACGGTTTTGAACACGTCGACCGAGATCGCCGTGATGAAGGGCAGCACCATGATGGCAAGGAT
This Bradyrhizobium sp. CCBAU 53421 DNA region includes the following protein-coding sequences:
- the pstA gene encoding phosphate ABC transporter permease PstA, with amino-acid sequence MNPIYKSRRRSDIVIRALCVGAALFGVTWLALILITLLYNGLAGLSVQLFTQNTPPPGSTDGGLLNAIVGSVIMTVIGVGIGAPLGLFAGTYLAEYGKHDKLTSVIRFINDILLSAPSIIIGLFIYGAVVVPMRGFSAIAGSLALAVIVIPVVLRTTEDMLLLVPNPLREAASALGLPRSLVIKRIAYRAARSGLITGVLLATARVAGETAPLLFTALSNQFFSWDLTKTMANLPVTINNFVQSPYAYWKELAWSGALLITFTVLALNIGARILGAERAAK